The Chryseobacterium sp. G0186 genome includes the window ATCGTGAACCGATGCTCATGGCAGACTACATTCTGGAACTGACCAAGGAAAAAGTAGTGACTTCCTTTGAGATAAAAGAAGATAATATATTTGTTCATAACAATGAATTCGTAGAAGCCGGCTTAATTGAAAACCTGGCTCAGACCTGTTCATCCATCCTTGGACAAAGCTTCTTTGAAAATCCGGAGGATGATACCAAAGTGATAGGCTTTATCACCAATATCAAAAAAATTGAGATTTTTGCCCTCCCAAAAGTGAATGATAAGATCATTTCAAAAGCATCACTGATTTCCCAGTTTGAAAATATCTGTCATATCTTCTGTGAAACTTTCAATAATGATGAATTGCTGATCAGAGCAGAAA containing:
- a CDS encoding ABC transporter permease; translated protein: MEIREENIINIHNFLPHREPMLMADYILELTKEKVVTSFEIKEDNIFVHNNEFVEAGLIENLAQTCSSILGQSFFENPEDDTKVIGFITNIKKIEIFALPKVNDKIISKASLISQFENICHIFCETFNNDELLIRAEINMFIQEVKS